From the genome of Adhaeribacter pallidiroseus:
TACGGCCCTACAATGCGGCTTATCATCCGTTTAAATGGCGCGGTTGGGTAGATTACGGCGCCAGTGCCCTCGGCGATATGGGGGCGCACTTATTAGATCACCCGAACTGGGCTTTAAAATTAGGGGCACCTTTAAGCGTAGAAGCCACCAGCACCCCATTTGGCGGTAGCAAAGAAGATCTGGCTACCTACCCGAGCGGATCTATGGTAACTTACGAATTTGCTGCCCGCGAAAATATGCCGGTCGTGACCCTTACCTGGTTCGATGGGGGTTTAATGCCTCCTAAACCAATGGAAATGGGCCCTACCGAAAACATGGATAAAAGTGGCGGCGTGCTCATGATTGGCGATAAAGGTAAACTTATGCACGAAACGTATGGCTCTAATCCGCGTTTATTACCGGCTACCCGCATGGCCGAGTACAAGCAACCGGCCAAAACAATTCCCCGCGTAGATGTTAGTCACGAAATGGATTGGGTGCGTTGTGCCAAAGACGGCAAAAAACAACCTTCGTCTAATTTTGATTATGCCGGTCCTTTAACCGAAACGATGTTGCTGGGTATTATTGCCACGCGGTTTACCGGTAAAAAATTATTGTGGGATTCCGCTAAAATGCAGTTTACCAACGCTCCGGAAGCAAACCCTTTTGTAACCCGGGAGTACCGTTCCGGCTGGAGTTTAACGGCTTAGTACTTTTTTAAATTTTAATTTACAAACGGTGGTTTTTCAAAAAAGCCACCGTTTTTAGTTTTAGCCAAAACGTTCCGCTTTCCTACTTAGGCGAAATTTAAAAAATGCATAAGCTGGTCTAATCTTAAAGTAATCAGAGCCTTGTCAGCAAGCTAGTTGTATCGGAAAACATGTTTAAAATTCAGATTATGAAAAGTATACCTTCTAAAAACGAGATTATTATACATCTGTTTACTAATTACCTTTCTATAACAAAGGATTTACTTAAACTTGTAAACACCGGATACAACTAAAATTAAGTAATATTGGGCGTCTTATCCGTCTATCAATTTCATGAGTACTAAAATTCCCCGGGTTACTTTAGTAGGTGCTGGTCCCGGCGACGTAGATTTATTAACCATAAAAGGTGCGAAAGCGTTGGCCGCCGCCGATCTGGTTCTCTACGATGCCCTGATAAACCCGGCATTGCTGGACTTAGTACCGGCCGACAAACCCCGGGTATTTGTGGGTAAACGTTCCGGCAAACATGAGTTTCCGCAAGAAGAAATTAACGCCTTAATTGTAAAATACGCTTTCGAGTACGGCCATGTAGTGCGCTTAAAAGGCGGCGACCCTTTTGTATTTGGCCGCGGCTACGAAGAAATTCAGTTTGCCGCTCAACACGGCATTAGTACGGCTGTAATTCCGGGTATAAGCAGTGCAGTGGCAGTACCGGCTTCGCAAAACATTCCTTTAACCAGCCGGGGCGTTAGCGAGAGTTTCTGGGTAATTACCGGAGCTACCAAATACGGCCAGATTTCTGAGGATATTGCTTTAGCTGCTCAATCCTCAGCTACGGTAATTATTTTAATGGGCATGAAAAACCTGGAAGATATTACCCGGGTGTTTCAAGTATTAGGTAAAAACACCACCCCAGTGGCTATTATCCAGAATGGTACTTTACCCAACGAACGCCTGGTATGCGGCACCATCGATACCATTTATCAACTCGCCCAAGAGCAGCAAGTAACCTCGCCGGCCATTATTGTTATTGGCCAAGTGGTAGATTTACGCTTTCCTTCTGAGCAAAAAACTAAAATAATACAAGAAGCAAATCAATTTAATTTACCTAACGGGAGCACCTTTTAACGGCTTATCCATAATCCTATTAAATTTTTAAAAAGATGAATGCCCGAGAAGTTTATTTTTTAATAAAACTGATTGCGGGCAGAAGTCTTAAACCAGGAAGTTTGATACTTAAAACTTTTGGCTCATTCTGGTTCATTAAATTTATATTATGTTTTAAGCAAAACAAACACCTTCCTAAACTTACTTTAACCAGATACGTTTGGCTTAGAAAAATCACTTACCTTTTCTTTTTAATCAAAAAATTATTCAGAATTATTCTGATATATTGTTGATATTTAACAATAAAGCACTCGTTTATGAAACTAAAACTTTAAAAAATTTAACTTTTTCACTTAATCTTTAAATTATGCGTAATAAACTTACCATTCTCCTGTCTTTTTCCTTATTGGTTGGTACTGCTGGTTGTGATGAATTTTACGAAATCGTGGATGAAATTAAGCCCAAACCTCCCAAAAGCAGAAATGTAATTCAAGGTTTGCATGCTCCTATTGGTATTGAAGCAGACAACCAAGAACAATTATGGATCACCGAATCGGGTAGCGGTAAATCGCTGGAAGGCACCAACGATGGACAAGTTTCTTTAGTTACCCCGGAAGGTAAAGTTTATCCGGTGGTTAAAGGCTTTACTTCGTTTACTAATGATGGGGCCGTAGTTGGACTGAATAACTTAATTTTAAAAAATGGTAAACTGTGGATATTACACGGGGTAGAGGGCAGATTATACAAGCTCGATATTACTACTTTTAAACCAGGCGATACCCCATTGCAGGCTAAAGATCTGGATTACGAAGATGTAGGTACTTTTATTAAAAATTATGAGTTTACCGAAGATACAAACGAATCTAATATTTATAATTTAACCGTTGGTCCGGAAGGTGATTTCTTTATGGTTGATGCGGCTGCCAATGCCATTATCCGGCGCGATGCCGAAACAGGTAAACTGAGTGTTTTTGCTTACGTTCCTGCTGTTCCGTATGCCGGCGGCGAATTACCAGGTGCTCAATCAGTACCCACCGGCATTGTTTTCGACGGAGAAAGATTTTTGGTTTCTACCTTTACCGGTTTCCCCTTTCCGCAGAAACGAGCCCCTATCTACGAATTTGATTTAGAAGGAAATGTATCGGTGTACCAAACAGGTTTTACCAGTGCCACGGACCTGGTATTGGGTACCGACCACCACCCTGTTGTGGTAGAGTACAGTGTTTGGAACAACCAAACCTTTACTTTTGCACCAAATGCCGGTGATCTGGTTTTTGCTAGTCGTCAGAAAAATGTTCCGGTATTAACCAATCTCAACTTTCCAACTTCCATCGAAAGATACGGCCTCAAAACCTACTACATTGTTTCCAACACCGATGGTACAATCCAGAAAGTTACTTTTTAACAATTAGAGTTATAAACTTAAAAATTAGAATTAGCAAACACCTTAACTCATACCCTTACCGAGGATTTAAGTTTGCCAGCTATAGTTTAATTACATAAATCCACTAAAAACAAAAGGCGACGTTAGAGCAACGTCGCCTTTTGTTTTTAAAAATGATCAACCTTAATAGGCCCGTACTTCTTTCTTTTCCATGAAATTCATAAAGGCCCGGTTTACTACTTTGTTACCGCCTAAAGTAGGATAGTTACCGGTAAAATACCAATCGCCGGTATGGTTAGGACAGGCCAAATGCAAATTATCTATAGTTTGAAAAATAACTTCTACTTCGGCGTTTATTTCGGGCGCTCGGACAATCTGGGCTGCTTTCGCGGAAATTTGCTCGGGCGTAAACAAATCGAAAAGCTCTTTTACAAAATTGCTTCTTTTAAAAGTTTCCGAGCCTTCGTACATCCGGCACTTATCGTAAACTTCTTCCAGTCTATCTTCTACATCATGTTCTTCCAGAAGCTGCAGCATGGCCCGGAAAGCCACAAATTCTTTTAGCTTCGACATATCTATACCATAACAATCGGGATAGCGGATTTGCGGGGCGCAGGAAACCACCACTATTTTTTTCGGCTCCAAGCGGTCCAACATCCGGATAATGCTTTTCTCCAGGGTGGTACCGCGTACAATCGAATCATCAATCATCACAATGGTATCTACCCCTTTGTTAATTACCTCGTAAGTGGTATCGTACACGTGCGCTACTAAATCGTCACGATTGTCGTTATCGGTAATAAAGGTGCGCATTTTAGCATCCTTAATTACTAATTTTTCCGCTCGTGGTTTGGCAACTAAAATTTCATCTAATTCTTTGGGGCTTACTCCTTTTAAAATAGCTTCTTTGCGGTAATCCCGCAAGTAATCTTCAATCCCCTGCATCATTCCTAACCAAGCCGTTTCGGCGGTGTTGGGGATGTACGAGAATACCGTATTTTTTAAATCGTAATCAATAGATTCTAACACTTGCGGAACCAGTAGTTGCCCCATGCGCTTGCGCTCCTGGTAAATTTCCGGGTCGTTGCCGCGCGAAAAATAGATCCGCTCGAAACTGCACGATTTTTTTTCGGCTTCCGCTAAAATTTCTAATTCCCGCGACCCACCATTTTTGTTGATTATTAGCGCGTGACCCGGTGTAACTTCTTGAATCTGACTGTATTCAATGCCAAAAGCAGTTTTAATAGCCGGCTTTTCCGAAGCCACTACCACTACTTCTTCGTCGATGTAATAATAGGCCGGCCGGATACCCGCCGGGTCGCGTACCACAAAGGCTGCTCCGTAACCCGTAAGCCCCGCCATGGCATAACCACCATCAAAATCTTTACAAGCCCGACGCAAAACCCGTTGTAAATTTAAATTTTCTTCAATCAGGTGGGAAATCTGCGCGTTGGTGTATCGTTCTTGTTTATACGACTCGAACAACGATTGATTTTCTTCGTCGAGAAAATGCCCTATTTTTTCGAGTACCGTGATGGTGTCGGTAGTTTGGCGGGGATGCTGGCCAATATCCACCAATACATTAAAAAGCTCATCGGCGTTGGTCATGTTAAAATTACCGGCTACCGCCAGACTGCGGCTGCGCCAGTTATTTTCCCGCACCATGGGGTGGCAGTTATCAATGCTATTTAAACCGTGGGTGCCGTAACGCAAATGGCCCAAGTAAACATCGCCTAAAAAAGACAAATTTTTCTTGAGCCACTTAATATCATTTACCTGTTCGGGAAACTGCTTCTTTAGCTTAGCAAACGAATTACTGATTTTACCAAAAATTGCCGGAATCGCTTGCGTTTTCACCGATCGATAACGCGAGATATACTCGGTTCCGGGTTCCGCATCTATTTTAATGCTGGCAACTCCGGCCCCATCCTGGCCGCGGTTGTGTTGTTTTTCCATTAACAGGTACAACTTGTTGATGCCGTACATGGCGGTACCATATTTATCGACATAATACTGAGTAGGTTTCCGCAGCCGGATTAAGGCAATACCACACTCGTGCTTTATTGCGTCGCTCATAATTTTAGTTGCAAGTTACAGGTTACAGGTTGCAAGTTTCTTAAAGCCATTCGCCAACCTTTTAAAATAGATAGATGTTAAATAAAGAATAATCTTCAATGATTAAGTATTGAATATACCGCAAAGGCGAAAAATTATTTAATAAAAAGATGAATAAAATTAATCAACCAATCCGTGCGAAAGAAAAAGAGAATTATGGGCAACGCAAGTAATAGTATAAATACTTGTGAAGATATGGGTATAACCTTTTTTTGCTTACGTAAATTCCTTTTGAAAAATAAGAAATAGGGAATTTTTACGTAATAAAAAAAAGCAACCCCGGTAAAGAGCAAACCGGTAACCACCAGTACCAACATTAAAGGATTTCCCGAAATCTGATAGTTTTGCCATACCGAGCTAAAAACCAATAATTTTGCTGTAAAACCAGCCGTAGGGGGCAAACCCGTTAACGAAATTAAAAACACCAGGGTAATTATGCCTAAAAAAGGATAATGTCGGCCCCAACCGCTGAAATCGGTAAATTGCTGTACTCCCAACCGATCTTCAAACTCCTGAATAAACCAAAAAATACCGTAGTTGGTAAATAGCAGCACTGTTACGTAAAATAACAAATTGCTTAGATTATCGCCCGATAAAGATAAACAAGCTGCCAACATAAAACCCGCGTGCGATACCGAAGAATAAGCCAGCATGCGTTTGGGCTTTTGTTGCCACAATGCCGTAAAATTACCAATAATTAAAGTGAAAACCGCAATACCCGCCACAAATAGCAACACATCAAAGTACAAGGCCTGGTATAATTTCTGCGCTTTTAAAACTTCTACCAAGCGCAGAATTACCAGAATTCCGGCTATTTTGGGAGCCGTAGAAAATAAAGCAACTACGGGCGTGGGCGTATTTTCATAAACATCGGGCGCCCAAAAGTGAAAAGGGGCTGCGGCTATTTTAAATAAAAGCCCCGCCAAAGTAAATACCAAAATAATAGTAACTGCTGGCGGAAATATTTTACTCACCTCCTGCCAGAATTCCGGCTGCAAAAATTGCAAAGAACCGGTAAAGCCATACAAAAACGACATGCCGTAAAGCATAACACCCGCCGCCATGGTACCATACAAAATATATTTAATGCCGGCCTCAGTACTACGTACATGGTCTTTTACAATCATGGTAAGCAAGTAGCCCGCAATAGATACTAACTCAATACTCACAAACAAGAGTAACAAGTTGGCCGATTTTACCATAAAGTTTAAGCCCATGGTAAACACAAACAAATAAGCGTAAAACTCACCCCGGCCAAACCAAGCAGTTTGGAAAAGTTTAAAGTTCCAGCCCAATAGAATCGTGAAAAAGCCGCACAATGAAAATAACAAGCCGGCGTACATACTTAAACCATCTTTTAAAAGAAAGCCAAGTAAAAACGGATGCGGAACGGCATAGCTGGTAATATGCAGACCTTCAAAAAGCTGGACACTCCCTACCACCAGAAACCCCAGCAAACTTAGTTGAGGTAGCAGTATCTTTAATTTTGGCGAACGAAATAAATCTAAAAAAATAAGCAGTAAACTAAAGCCAGCAAGCAAAAACTCGGGCAGCAAGGCACCTAATCCATTTTGGATTTGATTGAGTGAGGCAGTTAAGGTAGTTACAGCTGTTGGCACCATGCTCCTGATTTAGGGCAATAAAGGTAAAGCTTGAGTTATGGGCATGCCCCCTTGCACGAGAACATGCTCCAGAAAACCGCTTACTCCCGGACCTATTTTGTCTAATAAGATAGAAGGGAAAATACCAAATACAATTACCAGAATGGCTAACGGAATAAATAAGCAATACTCTCGAGTTGTTAAATCCGGCAGTTTGGTTCGTTCGCGTAACTCCGGATGAATCCAGTGTTTACCGAAAAACATCCGCTGCAAAGTCCATAAATAATAAGCCGCCCCCAAGATCATGCCGGCCATAGCCGCGACAGCCAGCCAAGGGGGCAACATACCCGACGTAGTAGCCGAGGCAAATGCTCCCAGTAAAACCAAGAACTCGGCTATAAAACCAGCCAAACCCGGCAGGCCAAGCGAAGCAAAAAAGGCAATAACCGTTACGGTTGTGAAAGCCGGCATCACCTCTGCTAACCCCCGAAAACAAACGATGGAGCGGCTACCCGACCGGTCGTAAATAACTCCCACTACTAAAAACAACATCGCTGAAATAAGTCCGTGGCTGAACATTTGGTAAATGGCTCCATTCACTCCTTCGGAGGTTAATGCCGCTAAACCCAGTAGTACAAAACCCATGTGCGATACCGAAGAATAAGCAATCAGTTTTTTTAAATCGCTCATGGCCAGCGCACAAAGCGCTCCATAAATAATAGTAATTACCCCCAGTAAACCTAAAAAGAAGGAGTAATAA
Proteins encoded in this window:
- the cobA gene encoding uroporphyrinogen-III C-methyltransferase, which codes for MSTKIPRVTLVGAGPGDVDLLTIKGAKALAAADLVLYDALINPALLDLVPADKPRVFVGKRSGKHEFPQEEINALIVKYAFEYGHVVRLKGGDPFVFGRGYEEIQFAAQHGISTAVIPGISSAVAVPASQNIPLTSRGVSESFWVITGATKYGQISEDIALAAQSSATVIILMGMKNLEDITRVFQVLGKNTTPVAIIQNGTLPNERLVCGTIDTIYQLAQEQQVTSPAIIVIGQVVDLRFPSEQKTKIIQEANQFNLPNGSTF
- a CDS encoding ScyD/ScyE family protein, which encodes MRNKLTILLSFSLLVGTAGCDEFYEIVDEIKPKPPKSRNVIQGLHAPIGIEADNQEQLWITESGSGKSLEGTNDGQVSLVTPEGKVYPVVKGFTSFTNDGAVVGLNNLILKNGKLWILHGVEGRLYKLDITTFKPGDTPLQAKDLDYEDVGTFIKNYEFTEDTNESNIYNLTVGPEGDFFMVDAAANAIIRRDAETGKLSVFAYVPAVPYAGGELPGAQSVPTGIVFDGERFLVSTFTGFPFPQKRAPIYEFDLEGNVSVYQTGFTSATDLVLGTDHHPVVVEYSVWNNQTFTFAPNAGDLVFASRQKNVPVLTNLNFPTSIERYGLKTYYIVSNTDGTIQKVTF
- a CDS encoding amidophosphoribosyltransferase, which codes for MSDAIKHECGIALIRLRKPTQYYVDKYGTAMYGINKLYLLMEKQHNRGQDGAGVASIKIDAEPGTEYISRYRSVKTQAIPAIFGKISNSFAKLKKQFPEQVNDIKWLKKNLSFLGDVYLGHLRYGTHGLNSIDNCHPMVRENNWRSRSLAVAGNFNMTNADELFNVLVDIGQHPRQTTDTITVLEKIGHFLDEENQSLFESYKQERYTNAQISHLIEENLNLQRVLRRACKDFDGGYAMAGLTGYGAAFVVRDPAGIRPAYYYIDEEVVVVASEKPAIKTAFGIEYSQIQEVTPGHALIINKNGGSRELEILAEAEKKSCSFERIYFSRGNDPEIYQERKRMGQLLVPQVLESIDYDLKNTVFSYIPNTAETAWLGMMQGIEDYLRDYRKEAILKGVSPKELDEILVAKPRAEKLVIKDAKMRTFITDNDNRDDLVAHVYDTTYEVINKGVDTIVMIDDSIVRGTTLEKSIIRMLDRLEPKKIVVVSCAPQIRYPDCYGIDMSKLKEFVAFRAMLQLLEEHDVEDRLEEVYDKCRMYEGSETFKRSNFVKELFDLFTPEQISAKAAQIVRAPEINAEVEVIFQTIDNLHLACPNHTGDWYFTGNYPTLGGNKVVNRAFMNFMEKKEVRAY
- a CDS encoding NADH-quinone oxidoreductase subunit N; this translates as MVPTAVTTLTASLNQIQNGLGALLPEFLLAGFSLLLIFLDLFRSPKLKILLPQLSLLGFLVVGSVQLFEGLHITSYAVPHPFLLGFLLKDGLSMYAGLLFSLCGFFTILLGWNFKLFQTAWFGRGEFYAYLFVFTMGLNFMVKSANLLLLFVSIELVSIAGYLLTMIVKDHVRSTEAGIKYILYGTMAAGVMLYGMSFLYGFTGSLQFLQPEFWQEVSKIFPPAVTIILVFTLAGLLFKIAAAPFHFWAPDVYENTPTPVVALFSTAPKIAGILVILRLVEVLKAQKLYQALYFDVLLFVAGIAVFTLIIGNFTALWQQKPKRMLAYSSVSHAGFMLAACLSLSGDNLSNLLFYVTVLLFTNYGIFWFIQEFEDRLGVQQFTDFSGWGRHYPFLGIITLVFLISLTGLPPTAGFTAKLLVFSSVWQNYQISGNPLMLVLVVTGLLFTGVAFFYYVKIPYFLFFKRNLRKQKKVIPISSQVFILLLALPIILFFFRTDWLINFIHLFIK